CCCGGGCGGGGAACCCGCCGTGATCACCACGATGTCGCCGGGCCGGCAGCGGCCGATCTCCAGCAGGTGCTCGTCCACCTGCGCCACCATGGCGTCCGTCGACTCCACGTGCGGGCCGAGGAAGGTCTCGACGCCCCACGTGAGGGTGAGCTGCGAGCGGGTCGCCGGGTCGGGGGTGAAGGCCAGGAGCGGGATCGGGGACCGGTAGCGGCTCAGCCGCTGCACGGTGTCACCGGACTGGGTGAAGGCGACGAGGTACTTCGCCCCGAGGAAGTCCCCGATCTCCGCCGCCGCCCTGGCCACCGCGCCGCCCTGCGTCCGCGGCTTGTTGCGCTCCGTGAGAGGCGGCAGGCCCTTGGCCAGCACGTCCTCCTCGGCGGCGGCGACGATGCGGCTCATCGTGCGGACGGTCTCGACCGGGTGCCGGCCGACGCTGGTCTCGCCGGAGAGCATCACGGCGTCCGTGCCGTCGATGACGGCGTTGGCGACGTCGCTCGCCTCGGCGCGGGTGGGGCGGGAGTTGTCGATCATCGAGTCGAGCATCTGGGTGGCGACGATGACCGGCTTGGCGTTGCGCTTGGCGAGCTTGACGGCGCGCTTCTGGACGATGGGCACCTGCTCCAGCGGCATCTCCACGCCGAGGTCGCCGCGGGCCACCATGATGCCGTCGAAGGCGGCGACGATGTCGTCGATGTTCTCCACGGCCTGCGGCTTCTCGATCTTCGCGATGACCGGCACGCGGCGCCCCTCCTCGTCCATGACGCGGTGGACGTCCTCGACGTCGCGTCCGCTGCGGACGAAGGAGAGGGCGACGACGTCGGCGCCGGTGCGCAGCGCCCAGCGCAGGTCCTCGACGTCCTTGTCGGAGAGGGCGGGCACGGAGACGGCGACGCCCGGGAGGTTGAGCCCCTTGTGGTCGGAGACCATGCCGCCCTCGACCACCCGGGTGCGGACGCGGGGACCGTCGACCGCGGTGACCTCCAGGGCGACGCGGCCGTCGTCCACGAGGATCCGCTCCCCCACGGTGACGTCCGCGGCGAGGCCGTCGTAGGTGGTGCCGCACAGGGCGCGGTCGCCCTCGACGGGCTCGGTGGTGATGGTGAACTCGTCGCCGCGTTCAAGGAGTACGGGCCCCTCGCGGAAGCGG
This portion of the Streptomyces changanensis genome encodes:
- the pyk gene encoding pyruvate kinase, encoding MRRAKIVCTLGPATHSYDQIKALVEAGMDVARFNLSHGTYADHEERYARVRKASDETGRSVGVLADLQGPKIRLGRFREGPVLLERGDEFTITTEPVEGDRALCGTTYDGLAADVTVGERILVDDGRVALEVTAVDGPRVRTRVVEGGMVSDHKGLNLPGVAVSVPALSDKDVEDLRWALRTGADVVALSFVRSGRDVEDVHRVMDEEGRRVPVIAKIEKPQAVENIDDIVAAFDGIMVARGDLGVEMPLEQVPIVQKRAVKLAKRNAKPVIVATQMLDSMIDNSRPTRAEASDVANAVIDGTDAVMLSGETSVGRHPVETVRTMSRIVAAAEEDVLAKGLPPLTERNKPRTQGGAVARAAAEIGDFLGAKYLVAFTQSGDTVQRLSRYRSPIPLLAFTPDPATRSQLTLTWGVETFLGPHVESTDAMVAQVDEHLLEIGRCRPGDIVVITAGSPPGVAGSTNLVRVHRIGEAVR